GCCGCAAATCCTTCAACTAACGAGTATTCGAAATGGCAGAAGAACAACGTGCACCGCGGGGTCGTGATCGCGACCGCAACCGCGAAGAAATCGACGATGGCATGATCGAGAAGCTGATCGCGGTCAACCGCGTCAGCAAGACCGTCAAGGGTGGTCGCCAGTTCACCTTCACCGCACTGACGGTGGTGGGCGACGGCAACGGCAAGGTCGGTTTCGGTTACGGCAAGGCACGCGAAGTGCCGGTCGCCATCCAGAAGTCGATGGAATATGCCCGCAAGAGCATGAACAACGTCGACCTGAACAACGGCACCCTGTGGCACTCGGTCAAGGCCGGTCACGGCGCGGCCCGCGTGTTCATGCAGCCGGCTTCGGAAGGTACCGGCGTGATCGCCGGCGGCGCGATGCGCGCTGTCCTGGAAGCGGTTGGCGTGAAGAACGTGCTGGCCAAGGCCGTTGGTTCGCGCAACCCCATCAACCTCGTTCGCGCCACCCTCAAGGGCCTGGGCGACATGCACTCGCCGGCGAAGATTGCCGCCAAGCGTGGCAAGAAGGTGGAGGAACTGAACCATGGCTAAGACTGAAGCGACCACGAGCGGCACCGTCAAGGTGCGCTTGGTCAAGGGTCTGCGTGGCACCCAGTCGCGTCACCGTCTGTCGGTGCGTGCGCTGGGCCTGAACAAGCTCAACGATGTTCGTGTACTGAAGGACAGCCCGCAGGTTCGCGGTCTGATCAATCAGCTTCACTACCTCGTCAAAGTCGAGGAGTAATCAACATGCGTCTCAACACTCTGCAACCCGCTGACGGCGCCCGCCAGGAGCGCACCCGCGTCGGTCGTGGTATCGGTTCCGGCCTGGGCAAGACCTGCGGCCGCGGCCACAAGGGCTCGTTCGCGCGCTCCGGCAAGGGCAAGATCAAGGCTGGCTTCGAAGGCGGCCAGATGCCCATGCAGCGTCGCCTGCCCAAGATCGGCTTCCGTTCGAAGCTGCTCAAGGACACCGCTGAAGTCATGCTGTACCAGCTGGAAAAGCTGGAAGCCGGCGAGATCGACTTCGCAGCGCTCAAGGCCGCCAAGCTGGTGCCCAGCACCGCCAAGCAGGCCCGGATCGTGAAGAAGGGCGAAGTCAGCAAGAAGTTCGTACTCAAGGGCGTGGCCGCTACGGCCGGCGCCAAGGCCGCTATCGAAGCGGCCGGCGGCAAGGTCGGGGAGTAAGGACTAGATGGCGCGCAGCGGTAGCAATGCAGTTGCCGGTATCGGTGGCGGGCTCGGGAAGTTCACCGAGCTCCGTCAGCGCCTGCTGTTCGTCGTCGGTGCCCTGATTGTCTACCGCATCGGTTGCTACATCCCGGTGCCGGGCGTCAATCCGGAGGCGATGCTCCAGTTGATGGAGACCCAGAAGGGCACCATCGTGGACATGTTCAACATGTTCTCGGGCGGCGCCCTGCATCGCTTCAGCCTGTTCGCACTCAACGTCATGCCGTACATCTCGGCATCGATCATCGTGCAGCTGCTGGTGCAGATCGTGCCGAGCCTGAAGGCCATCCAGAAGGAAGGCGAGTCGGGCCGCCGCAAGATCAACCAGTGGTCGCGCATGGGTGCGATCCCGCTGGCCGTGTTCCAGGCCTGGGGTATCGCCACTGCATTGCAGGCCGGCGGCGCCAGCCAGGGCATCGCGGTGGTCTACAACCCGGGTCCGGGCTTCATCCTGACCGCGGTGATCGCGTTGACCGCCGGCACCATGTTCCTGATGTGGCTGGGTGAGCAGGTCACGGAGCGGGGTATCGGCAACGGCGTCTCGCTGATCATCTTCTCGGGCATCGTCGCGGGCCTGCCCGCCGCCGTCATCGGCATGTTCGAGCAGATCCGCAACGGCGACATGAGCGCCCTGGTCGCAATCGCAGTCGTCGCCATCGTGGTGGGATTCACCTACTTCGTGGTGTTCGTCGAGCGGGGCCAGCGCCGGATCACGGTCAACTACGCCCGCCGCAGCGGCGGTCGCAGTGCCTACCAGAACCAGTCCTCGTTCCTGCCCTTGAAGCTGAACATGTCGGGCGTGATCCCGGCCATCTTCGCCTCGAGCATCGTGATGTTCCCGGCGACGGCGGCAAACTGGTTCAGCCAGGGCAACACCGGTTCGACCCTGCACCGCGTCAGCCAGTGGCTGAACCCGGGCGAGCCGCTGCACATGATCCTGTACGCCGGTCTGATCGTCGGTTTTGCGTTCTTCTACACCGCACTGGTGTTCAACTCGCAGGAAACGGCCGATAATCTCAAGAAGTCGGGCGCGCTCATCCCGGGCATCCGTCCGGGCAAGTCGACCGCCGACTATATTGATGGTGTGCTGACCCGCCTGACGGCGGCCGGCGCGATCTACCTGGTCCTCGTGTGCCTCCTCCCGGAGGTCATGCGTACCGAACTGGGCACCTCGTTCTACTTCGGCGGCACCTCGCTGCTGATCGTGGTCGTGGTCGTCATGGATTTCATCGCCCAGATCCAGGCTCATCTGATGTCGCATCAGTACGAGAGCCTGCTGAAGAAGGCGAACTTGAAGGGCGGCTCGCGCGGCGGTCTCGCGCGCGGGTGAATCCGGACCGTTCCGCGCGCCAGAGTAGCGCGCGGGGTTGGGGCAGGGCGGCTAGCCGTCTTGTCCCCGCCAGTCCAGATTCGTCGCCGGAGCATGGGCACACTCCCCATGCCGGGCTTTGCTGCGCCCCCGGGCGCGGTAGGGCTTCCTATTAACCCGAGACCTTAGTATACTTTCCAGTTCACTCCGCCGGGATTAATCCGTCCTGGCCGCCAATCAGTTGGAGATCGCGTTATGGCGCGTATTGCGGGCGTCAATCTGCCTGCCCAGAAGCATGTCTGGGTTGGGCTCCAGAGCATTTACGGCATTGGCCGTACCCGTTCCAAGAAGGTCTGTGTCTCGGCTGGCGTCACCGCCACCACCAAGATCCGTGACCTTTCCGAGCCGGAAGTCGAGCGCCTGCGCGCCGAAGTCGGCAAGTACGTTGTCGAGGGCGACCTGCGTCGCGAAATCGGCATCGCCATCAAGCGTCTGATGGACCTGGGCTGCTTCCGCGGCCTGCGTCACCGTCGCGGCCTGCCGCTTCGCGGCCAGCGCACCCGGACCAATGCACGTACCCGCAAGGGCCCGCGCAAGGCCATCAGGAAGTAAGGGACACAGACCATGGCTAAGCCGGCTGCTGCCAAAACCAAGAAGAAGATCAAGCGCGTCGTCACCGACGGCATCGCCCACGTCCACGCTTCTTTCAACAACACCATCATCACGATCACCGACCGCCAGGGCAACGCGCTCTCGTGGGCGACCTCGGGCGGCGCGGGTTTCCGCGGTTCCCGCAAGTCGACCCCGTTCGCCGCCCAGGTGGCTGCCGAAAAGGCAGGCCGTGCTGCGCTCGACTACGGCGTGAAGTCGCTGGAAGTGCGCATCAAGGGTCCGGGTCCGGGCCGTGAGTCCGCCGTTCGTTCGCTGAACAACGTCGGTTACAAGATCATGAACATCATCGACGTGACGCCTATCCCGCACAACGGGTGCCGTCCGCCGAAGAAGCGTCGCGTCTGAGGAGCTGAAGAAAAATGGCTCGTTATATTGGTCCCACCTGTAAGCTCGCTCGTCGCGAAGGCGCCGACCTCGGCTTGAAGTCGTCCGCTCGTGCACTGGATTCCAAGTGCAAGCTCGAGCAGAAGCCCGGCCAGCACGGCCCGACCGCCCGCAAGGGCAAGCTGTCGGACTACGCCACCCAGCTGCGCGAAAAGCAGAAGGTCAAGCGTATCTACGGTCTGCTGGAGCGTCAGTTCCGCAACTACTACAAGAAGGCCTCGACCAAGAAGGGCAACACGGGTGAAAACCTGCTGCAGCTCCTCGAGACCCGCCTGGACAACGTCGTCTACCGCATGGGCTTCGCGGTGACCCGTCCGGCCGCCCGCCAGCTGGTTTCGCACCGCGGCGTCACGGTCAATGGCAAGTCGGTCAACCTGCCTTCGTACCAGGTCAAGGCTGGCGACGCGATCGCGCTGGCCGAACGCGCCCAGAAGCAGCTCCGCGTGCAGGAATCCCTGACCGTGGCGCAGCAGATGGACCTCTCGCCGTCGTGGGTTGAAGTCGACAGCAAGAAGTTCGCTGGTGTGTTCAAGGCTGTTCCGGATCGTGCTGACCTGCCGCAAGACATCAATGAAGCGCTGATCGTCGAGCTGTACTCGAAGTAATCCAGGAGACGCCACAACATGACGGTTACCGCAAACCAGGTGCTGCGCCCGCGCGGCCCCCAGATCGAACGCCTTACGGGCAACCGTGCCAAGGTCGTGATCGAGCCGCTGGAGCGTGGCTATGGCCACACCCTCGGCAATGCGCTGCGCCGTGTGCTGCTGTCGTCGATCCCGGGCTTCGCAATCACGGAAGTCGAGATCGATGGCGTGCTGCACGAGTACACCACGGTCGAAGGCCTGCAGGAGGATGTCCTCGAGGTTCTGCTGAACCTCAAGGACGTCGCCATCCGCATGCACACCGGCGAGTCGGCGACCCTGTCGCTCGCCAAGCAGGGCCCCGGCATTGTCACCGCCGGTGACATCAAGACCGACCACAACGTCGAGATCCTCAACACCGAGCATGTGATCGCGCACCTGACCAAGGACACCGCGCTCAACATGCGTCTGAAGATCGAGCGTGGTTTCGGCTACCAGCCGGCCGCCGCTCGTCGTCGCCCGGACGAGGAAACCCGCGCCATTGGTCGCCTGATGCTGGATGCCAGCTTCTCGCCGGTCCGCCGCGTCGCGTATGCCGTTGAAGCGGCCCGCGTGGAGCAGCGCACCGACCTGGACAAGCTGGTCCTGGACATCGAGACCAACGGCACGATCGACGCCGAGGAAGCCGTCCGCACCGCGGCCGACATCCTCACCGACCAGCTGTCGGTGTTCGGCGACTTCACCCACCGCGATCGCGGTGCGGCGAAGCCGGCCACCAGCGGCATCGACCCGATCCTGCTGCGTCCGATCGACGACCTCGAGCTCACCGTGCGTTCGGCCAACTGCCTCAAGGCCGAGAGCATCTACTACGTCGGCGATCTGATCCAGAAGACCGAAGTGGAGCTGCTCAAGACGCCGAACCTCGGCAAGAAGTCGCTCACCGAGATCAAGGAAGTCCTCGCCCAGCGCGGTCTTTCGCTCGGCATGAAGCTGGAAAACTGGCCGCCCGCTGGCATCGCCCAGCACGGCATGATGGGCTGAGCGTAACCGCTCAGACCGGACAGGCCGCACCCAAGGGTGCGGCCTGTGTTCTTGAAAGTAGCAAGACACCGACGGGCCTGAAGGCCCGCGGCAAGCCGGCCACGGAGGGTCGGTTCGGGCCACCCGCAGTCCACTGTGTCAACGCCTGGATGGCGACAGCGAAGTTCAACGAATCAACATTCAACAGGAATCACGACCATGCGCCACCAGAAAGCCGGCCGTAAGTTCAGCCGCACCAGTGCTCACCGCGATGCCATGTTCACCAACATGGCGGCCTCGCTGATCAAGCACGGCCTCATCCGCACCACCCTGCCCAAGGCCAAGGAGCTGCGTCGCGTTGCCGAGCCGCTCATCACCCTGGCCAAGGTCGATGGCGTTGCCAATCGCCGCCTTGCCTTCTCGCGCCTGCGCGACAAGGAAGCCGTCGGCACGCTGTTCACCACCCTGGGCCCGCGTTACCAGTCCCGTCCGGGCGGCTACCTGCGCATCCTCAAGTGCGGTTTCCGCGCTGGCGACAATGCGCCGATGGCCTACGTCGAGCTGGTCGACCGTCCGGAAGCCGCTGCGGAGTAATCCGTTGCGCGCCATGTGTTGAAGGCAAACCCCGGCCCGGTGCCGGGGTTTTGCTTTTTGGCGCCATCCGTCACGCATGACCCGGGTGCGCTTCGCTTACCCGGGCTACTTATGCGGTGGGGGGTTGGGTTGGCGCGTTCGTGCGAGTGGATGCTTGTGGGTATCGCCGTTAAGCTTGGCGGCATGACCAATGCCATCCTGCGCGGCTCGTTCCGCATCCAGTTCCTGCTCGGATTCCTCGCCTGCGCCGGCCTGTTGGGCTTCGCGTTCTATCTCCAGCTCCATGACGGCCTTGAGCCTTGCCCGCTGTGCATCTTCCAGCGAGTGGCGTTCTTCGCGATGGGCCTGGTGTTCCTGCTCGGTGCATTGCACGCGCCCAATGGCGTGAGCGGTCGCCGTGGCTATGGTGTCGCGGCGCTGCTGGCGGCACTGGGTGGTATCGCCGTGGCCGGCAATCACGTCCGCCTGCAGCACCTGCCGCCAGACCAGGTGCCGTCGTGCGGCCCGGGCCTGGACTACATGCTCGAGGCGATGCCGATCACCGGCGTGATCCGCAAGGTGATGACCGGTTCGGGCGAGTGCGCGAGCGTCGACTGGTCGTTCCTCGGCATGTCGATGCCGACCTGGAGCCTGGTCTGGTTCGTGCTGCTGGCGATCTGGGCGGGATACGCGGCCTTTCGTCGTCGCTAACGGCGTTCTCTCCAGTATCCCGGGCCCATCGGGGCGTAGACCTCGGTTGCCGCTGTAACGGTTGCAGCGCGACTGGTGAGCGCCCATAGTGGTTCGCCGCATTGCAGCATTCCGTGTCATGCCCAGCCCAGATCGCAACCTCCGTGCCGTGAACCTGCCCGCCGACTGGGCCCCCCAGTCCTGGCGCAACCGTACTGCGATGCAGTTGCCGCAGTATCCGGACGCGGCTGCGCTCGAGTCGGCGCTGGCCGAACTGCGCGAGCTGCCGCCGCTGGTGACGTCGTGGGAGATCCTCTCGCTCAAGCAGCAGCTGGCCGAGGCACAGGAAGGCAAGCGCTTCCTGCTGCAGGGTGGCGACTGCGCCGAGAGTTTCTCGGCCTGCAATTCCGGCGTGATTTCCAACCGCCTCAAGGTGCTGCTGCAGATGAGCCTGGTGCTCGTCCACGGCATGCGCAAGCCGGTGGTGCGCGTCGGCCGTTTCGCCGGCCAGTACGCCAAGCCGCGTTCGACCGACACCGAGACGATCGGTGAGGTGACGCTGCCGAGTTACCGCGGCGACATGGTCAACGCACCGGAATTCACCGGCGCTGCACGCGCGCCCGATCCGCGCCGGATGATCAAGGCGCATGCGCGCTCGGCGATGACGATGAACTTCGTCCGTGCGCTGATCGACGGCGGTTTCGCCGACCTGCACCATCCCGAATACTGGAACCTCAGCTGGGTCGGTCATTCCGAGCTGGCCGAGGAATACCGGCGCATGGTCACCGCGATCGGCGACGCGGTCCGCTTCATGGAGACGCTGTCGGGCGCGGAAGTACACAACCTCAACCGGGTTGATTTCTACACCTCGCACGAAGCGCTGCTGCTGCCGTACGAAGAATCGCTGACCCGCCAGGTGCCGCGTCACTGGGGCTGGTTCAACCTCAGCACGCATTACCCGTGGATCGGCATGCGCACCGCTGCGGTCGATGGCGCCCATGCCGAGTACTTCCGCGGCATCCGCAACCCGATCGCGCTGAAGGTGGGCCCGTCGGTGACGCCGGACCAGCTGCTGCGCACGATGGACCTTCTCAATCCCGAGGACGAGCCGGGCCGCCTGACCTTCATCCATCGCATGGGTGCGACCGGCATCGCCGAGAAGCTGCCGCCGCTGCTGGATGCGGTGCGTCGCGACGGTCGTCGCGTGCTGTGGGTGTGCGACCCGATGCATGGCAACACCGAGAGCACCAGCAACGGCTACAAGACGCGTCGCTTCCGCAACATCCGCAGCGAAGTGGAGCAGTCGTTCGAGTTGCATGCCGCCGCCGGTACGCGCCTGGGTGGCGTGCACCTGGAGCTCACCGGCGAGGACGTCACCGAGTGCCTGGGTGGCGCGCGCGAGCTGACCGAGAGCGATCTGGAGCGGGCGTACATGTCGACGGTCGATCCGCGCCTGAACTACGAACAGGCGCTGGAGATCGCGATGCTGATCGTGCGCAAGCAGGCGCAGATCGCGGCGCCGGCGTAAGGGCGGGGGCGGGAGCCCCTTGCCGTCGCAAATCGCAACGTCCATGGATCCCCGCCTTCGCGGGGATGACGATCAAGGTCATCCCGGCCTTCGCCGGGATGAGGATCGAATGCGTCAGCCCTTGCTGGTTCCGATCGCTGCCGTCGCCAGGAACTTCGGCGCCTTGCGCGCCTTGGTCTTCTGTTCGAATGCGTACGCCAGCTCGATCAGGCGCGGTTCGCTCCAGGCCGGACCCATGAAGATGATGCCGATCGGCAGGCCGAAGCTGTCGCCCATCGGCACGGTGATGCTGGGCGTGCCCGCCACGGCTGCGGCGCCGTAACCCTCGCCGAGGAAGTGGTCGCCGTTGACCGGGTCGATCAGCCATGCCGGCGCCGTCGCAGGCGCGATCACGGCGTCGAGGTTGTTGGCCGTCAGCGTCGCTTCCAGGCCTTCGGCACCGGCCAGGCGCCGTGCCTTGCTGCGTGCCTCGATATAGCCGATTTCGTCGAGCGCGCCCTTGGCCTGCGCGCGTTCGAACAGCTCCTGGCCGAAGTAGGGCATTTCCTTGCCGGCATTCTTGCGGTTGTAGTCGATCAGCCCGGCCAGCGATGTCACCTGTGCGCCACTGCGCGACAGGTAGCCATCGACGCCGTGCTTGAACTCGTACAGCAGCACGTCCATCTCCGCCTCGTCCCAGCTGCCGGCGCCGGCAATCTCGACGTCGACGACTTCGGCGCCGGCCTTGCGCATGGCCTCGATGCTGCGCTCAAGGGCAGCATCGGCATCGGGGTGGAAGCCCATCGCCTTGCGCAGCACACCGATGCGCGCGCCGCGCAGGCCGTCGGCATTGAGTCTGGCGTGGTAGTCGAACATCGCCCGGCCGGTGCTTTCGGCGGTGGCCGGGTCGGCGTCGTCGCGGCCGACGATCGCCGACAGCAGCACCGCTGCGTCGGCGACGCTGCGCGCCATCGGGCCGGCGGTGTCCTGGCTGTGCGAGATCGGGATGATGCCGTTGCGGCTGACCAGGCCGACCGTCGGCTTGATGCCGACCAGGCCGGCGACCGAGGACGGGCAGATGATGCTGCCGTCGGTCTCGGTGCCGATCGCGGCCGCGGCCAGGCTGGCGGCGATGGCGCTGCCGCTGCCGGAACTGGAGCCGCACGGTGAGCGGTCGAGCGCGTACGGGTTGCGCGTCTGTCCACCGCGCGCGCTCCAGCCGGAGCTCGAGCGCGAGGAACGGAAGTTGGCCCATTCGCTGAGGTTGGTCTTGCCCAGGATCACCGCCCCGGCTTCGCGCAGGCGCGCCACCAGGAAGGCGTCGGTGCGCGGGTGGTTCGAAGCCAGCGCGAGCGAGCCGGCCGAATTCACCATCGGCGTGGCGTCGATGTTGTCCTTGAGCAGGATCGGCACGCCGTGCAGCGGGCCGCGCACGCGTCCGGCCTTGCGCTCTGCATCGCGCGCGTCGGCTTCCTTGAGTGCGTCCGGATTGGTCTCGATCACCGCGTTGAGGCGCGGGCCGGCATCGTCGATGGCGGCGATCTGGTCGAGATAGGCCTGGGTCAGCGCATGGCTGCTGAGTTCGCCGCGTTCCATGCGCGCCTGCAGTTCGGCGATGCCGACCTCGGCGAAGGCAAAACCTCGGGCAGGCGCGGGGCCGGCATTCGCCGACGCGACCGGTACCCCGGGCTTGGATGCAGCAGCACCCGCATCAGGCGCGGCAGCGCGCTGGCAGGCAGGCAACAAGGCGATCATCGTCGCCAAAGACAACGTCATCGATACAGGCAAAGAGCGCATTGCGATTCCCCGGTCGCGGATGGCCGTGGCCGAGCATACGCGAAACTGAACCGCCGTCAGGCCTTATTGGCGACGCTTGACCAGATCGCGTGCCAGCACTGCGACGACGATCAAGTTGACGGCCAGCACGGCCCATGAGGTCCAGCCGGGGTGGTGGTACACCGCGTAGACGTCCAGGGGCAGGTAGATCGCGGCGCTGATGCAGCCCAGCCAGGAGGCCCAGGCCTTGGCCCGCCACAGGCCCCAGGCCTCGAGCATGCGCAGCAGGCCGTAGGCCAGGACCACCGCGGCAGCCAGATGCACGCCGTCGGGATTGATGACCTTGTTCAACCAGGCCAGTGCGCCTTCGTTGGGGTCGAGCTGGAACCGTGCGATCAGCTCATGCAGCCAGCGCAGGAGGGGCGCCGGCCCGAGAAGTTCGAGGCCGCTGGCTGCCAGCAGTGCCAGCAGGCCCTTGGCGGCCTCGAAGATCGCGATGACATGGAGCCCCGGATGCGCGTGCGGATCCGGGTTGTAGTGCTGGGCGTCGGTCATGTTGGCGAGTCGACGCCCTGGTGCGTGCCGTTACGTGGCTCAGGCCGCGCGCGAGGCGCGCTTGCGGTCCGACTCGCTCAGGTGCTTCTTGCGCAGGCGGATTTCCTTCGGGGTGACTTCGACCAGCTCGTCGTCCTCGATGAAGTCCAGGGCCTGCTCCAGCGAGTACTTGATCGCCGGGGTCAGCTTGATCGCGTCGTCCTTGCCCGAGGCGCGCATGTTGGTCAGCGGCTTGGGCTTGATGGCATTGACCGTGAGGTCGTTGTCCTTGGAGTGGATGCCGATCAGCTGGCCCTCGTACACCTGGTCGCCTTCGGCGGCGAACAGGCGGCCGCGCTCTTCCAGCGGTCCGAGCGAGTAGGCCGGGGTGGTGCCGGCGGCATTGGCGATCATCACGCCGTTCTGGCGCTTGGCGATCGCGCCGGTTTCCTTCGGGCCGTAATGGTCGAACACGTGGAACAGCAGGCCCGAACCCTGGGTGAGGGTGCGGAACTCGTTCTGGAAACCGATCAGGCCACGGGCCGGGATCATGTAATCAAGACGCACGCGACCCTTGCCGTCGGACTCCATGTTCTTCAGCTGGCCCTTGCGGACGCCGAGCTTCTCCATGACGCCGCCCTGGTGCTGCTCTTCGATGTCGACCACCAGCTGCT
Above is a genomic segment from Lysobacter sp. S4-A87 containing:
- the rpsE gene encoding 30S ribosomal protein S5 translates to MAEEQRAPRGRDRDRNREEIDDGMIEKLIAVNRVSKTVKGGRQFTFTALTVVGDGNGKVGFGYGKAREVPVAIQKSMEYARKSMNNVDLNNGTLWHSVKAGHGAARVFMQPASEGTGVIAGGAMRAVLEAVGVKNVLAKAVGSRNPINLVRATLKGLGDMHSPAKIAAKRGKKVEELNHG
- the rpmD gene encoding 50S ribosomal protein L30, which translates into the protein MAKTEATTSGTVKVRLVKGLRGTQSRHRLSVRALGLNKLNDVRVLKDSPQVRGLINQLHYLVKVEE
- the rplO gene encoding 50S ribosomal protein L15; translation: MNMRLNTLQPADGARQERTRVGRGIGSGLGKTCGRGHKGSFARSGKGKIKAGFEGGQMPMQRRLPKIGFRSKLLKDTAEVMLYQLEKLEAGEIDFAALKAAKLVPSTAKQARIVKKGEVSKKFVLKGVAATAGAKAAIEAAGGKVGE
- the secY gene encoding preprotein translocase subunit SecY; this encodes MARSGSNAVAGIGGGLGKFTELRQRLLFVVGALIVYRIGCYIPVPGVNPEAMLQLMETQKGTIVDMFNMFSGGALHRFSLFALNVMPYISASIIVQLLVQIVPSLKAIQKEGESGRRKINQWSRMGAIPLAVFQAWGIATALQAGGASQGIAVVYNPGPGFILTAVIALTAGTMFLMWLGEQVTERGIGNGVSLIIFSGIVAGLPAAVIGMFEQIRNGDMSALVAIAVVAIVVGFTYFVVFVERGQRRITVNYARRSGGRSAYQNQSSFLPLKLNMSGVIPAIFASSIVMFPATAANWFSQGNTGSTLHRVSQWLNPGEPLHMILYAGLIVGFAFFYTALVFNSQETADNLKKSGALIPGIRPGKSTADYIDGVLTRLTAAGAIYLVLVCLLPEVMRTELGTSFYFGGTSLLIVVVVVMDFIAQIQAHLMSHQYESLLKKANLKGGSRGGLARG
- the rpsM gene encoding 30S ribosomal protein S13 — protein: MARIAGVNLPAQKHVWVGLQSIYGIGRTRSKKVCVSAGVTATTKIRDLSEPEVERLRAEVGKYVVEGDLRREIGIAIKRLMDLGCFRGLRHRRGLPLRGQRTRTNARTRKGPRKAIRK
- the rpsK gene encoding 30S ribosomal protein S11, with product MAKPAAAKTKKKIKRVVTDGIAHVHASFNNTIITITDRQGNALSWATSGGAGFRGSRKSTPFAAQVAAEKAGRAALDYGVKSLEVRIKGPGPGRESAVRSLNNVGYKIMNIIDVTPIPHNGCRPPKKRRV
- the rpsD gene encoding 30S ribosomal protein S4 produces the protein MARYIGPTCKLARREGADLGLKSSARALDSKCKLEQKPGQHGPTARKGKLSDYATQLREKQKVKRIYGLLERQFRNYYKKASTKKGNTGENLLQLLETRLDNVVYRMGFAVTRPAARQLVSHRGVTVNGKSVNLPSYQVKAGDAIALAERAQKQLRVQESLTVAQQMDLSPSWVEVDSKKFAGVFKAVPDRADLPQDINEALIVELYSK
- the rpoA gene encoding DNA-directed RNA polymerase subunit alpha → MTVTANQVLRPRGPQIERLTGNRAKVVIEPLERGYGHTLGNALRRVLLSSIPGFAITEVEIDGVLHEYTTVEGLQEDVLEVLLNLKDVAIRMHTGESATLSLAKQGPGIVTAGDIKTDHNVEILNTEHVIAHLTKDTALNMRLKIERGFGYQPAAARRRPDEETRAIGRLMLDASFSPVRRVAYAVEAARVEQRTDLDKLVLDIETNGTIDAEEAVRTAADILTDQLSVFGDFTHRDRGAAKPATSGIDPILLRPIDDLELTVRSANCLKAESIYYVGDLIQKTEVELLKTPNLGKKSLTEIKEVLAQRGLSLGMKLENWPPAGIAQHGMMG
- the rplQ gene encoding 50S ribosomal protein L17, whose amino-acid sequence is MRHQKAGRKFSRTSAHRDAMFTNMAASLIKHGLIRTTLPKAKELRRVAEPLITLAKVDGVANRRLAFSRLRDKEAVGTLFTTLGPRYQSRPGGYLRILKCGFRAGDNAPMAYVELVDRPEAAAE
- a CDS encoding disulfide bond formation protein B, translating into MTNAILRGSFRIQFLLGFLACAGLLGFAFYLQLHDGLEPCPLCIFQRVAFFAMGLVFLLGALHAPNGVSGRRGYGVAALLAALGGIAVAGNHVRLQHLPPDQVPSCGPGLDYMLEAMPITGVIRKVMTGSGECASVDWSFLGMSMPTWSLVWFVLLAIWAGYAAFRRR
- a CDS encoding 3-deoxy-7-phosphoheptulonate synthase class II, yielding MPSPDRNLRAVNLPADWAPQSWRNRTAMQLPQYPDAAALESALAELRELPPLVTSWEILSLKQQLAEAQEGKRFLLQGGDCAESFSACNSGVISNRLKVLLQMSLVLVHGMRKPVVRVGRFAGQYAKPRSTDTETIGEVTLPSYRGDMVNAPEFTGAARAPDPRRMIKAHARSAMTMNFVRALIDGGFADLHHPEYWNLSWVGHSELAEEYRRMVTAIGDAVRFMETLSGAEVHNLNRVDFYTSHEALLLPYEESLTRQVPRHWGWFNLSTHYPWIGMRTAAVDGAHAEYFRGIRNPIALKVGPSVTPDQLLRTMDLLNPEDEPGRLTFIHRMGATGIAEKLPPLLDAVRRDGRRVLWVCDPMHGNTESTSNGYKTRRFRNIRSEVEQSFELHAAAGTRLGGVHLELTGEDVTECLGGARELTESDLERAYMSTVDPRLNYEQALEIAMLIVRKQAQIAAPA
- a CDS encoding amidase, which gives rise to MRSLPVSMTLSLATMIALLPACQRAAAPDAGAAASKPGVPVASANAGPAPARGFAFAEVGIAELQARMERGELSSHALTQAYLDQIAAIDDAGPRLNAVIETNPDALKEADARDAERKAGRVRGPLHGVPILLKDNIDATPMVNSAGSLALASNHPRTDAFLVARLREAGAVILGKTNLSEWANFRSSRSSSGWSARGGQTRNPYALDRSPCGSSSGSGSAIAASLAAAAIGTETDGSIICPSSVAGLVGIKPTVGLVSRNGIIPISHSQDTAGPMARSVADAAVLLSAIVGRDDADPATAESTGRAMFDYHARLNADGLRGARIGVLRKAMGFHPDADAALERSIEAMRKAGAEVVDVEIAGAGSWDEAEMDVLLYEFKHGVDGYLSRSGAQVTSLAGLIDYNRKNAGKEMPYFGQELFERAQAKGALDEIGYIEARSKARRLAGAEGLEATLTANNLDAVIAPATAPAWLIDPVNGDHFLGEGYGAAAVAGTPSITVPMGDSFGLPIGIIFMGPAWSEPRLIELAYAFEQKTKARKAPKFLATAAIGTSKG
- a CDS encoding DUF2127 domain-containing protein, which translates into the protein MTDAQHYNPDPHAHPGLHVIAIFEAAKGLLALLAASGLELLGPAPLLRWLHELIARFQLDPNEGALAWLNKVINPDGVHLAAAVVLAYGLLRMLEAWGLWRAKAWASWLGCISAAIYLPLDVYAVYHHPGWTSWAVLAVNLIVVAVLARDLVKRRQ